A window from Rhizosphaericola mali encodes these proteins:
- a CDS encoding efflux RND transporter permease subunit, producing MLKRFIERPVLSTVISILLLLLGTLALFNLPINLFPDIAPPSVQVTASYPGANSEVVARSVATPIEEAVNGVENMTYMTSNSSNDGSMTLTVFFKQGTDPDIAAVNVQNRVSKATSQIPQEVIQAGISTQKVQNSMIMFMGLSSDDSSQYNELFLQNYLKINIIPQIQRIQGVAQAQVFGSQDYSMRIWLKPDRLAANNLSPQDVTKAIQDQSLEAAPGRLGQNSPETFEFILKYKGKLNKPEQYENIVVKANADGSMLRLKDVARVQFGSYNYSSTNRINGKPVAGFSILQTAGSNANDIITEIERQIKEFTPLLPKGIHTVIMYNSKDFLDASIDQVRETLIIAFILVFIVVFVFLQDFRSTLIPAIAVPVAIVGTFFFLQLFGFTINLLTLFALVLAIGIVVDDAIVVVEAVHAKMEQTKMPVKEATIQSMSEISGAIVSITLVMSAVFVPVGFMKGPAGVFYRQFAFTLAIAIIISAVNALTLSPALCAIFLKNVHGEEGENHQKLSFKQRFFKAFNVGFENLTNKYVKSLRFLTKHKWVAILGLVIICISSVILIQKAPTGFIPNEDQGFVLYAVNTPPGSSLDRTKNATLAIDKVIRQEKVVKNLWVSDGLNFISNASASPFAAGFIKLKDLEKRGADKDPDIFAANLTGKVSQVKDASAFFFNFPTIQGFGNVSGFEFMLQDRGNGNLQQLGATAWQFIGELMKRKEIAFAFTTFAAGNPQYEINVDFEKAKQLGVPVSELMQTLQVYYGSSFVSDFNRFGKYYRVMAQADIPYRNDAHSLDGIFVKNNLGEMVPVKTIITLQRTYGPETVTRNNLFNAVTINGTPKPGYSTGDAIKAVEETAKQVLPRGYAYEWTGITREEKATGGQTSFIFLLSVVFVFFLLAAQYESYILPFAIVLTIPTGIFGVFAFTGLAGIENNIYVQVGLIMLIGLLAKNAILIVEYAVQRRKNGMGLVESALEASKLRLRPILMTSFAFIVGMLPLVWAHGASAKGNHSIGMSTVGGMVTGVLFGIFIIPVLYVIFQYLQEKVSGKKVETIPTETASTHH from the coding sequence ATGTTAAAAAGATTTATAGAAAGACCGGTCCTTTCGACCGTCATTTCCATCCTGTTGCTCTTGCTCGGAACATTGGCATTATTTAATTTACCGATCAATCTGTTTCCAGACATAGCGCCACCAAGTGTGCAGGTTACCGCATCTTATCCAGGAGCCAACTCCGAAGTCGTTGCGCGTTCCGTCGCTACGCCTATTGAGGAAGCGGTGAATGGTGTGGAAAATATGACCTACATGACGTCCAACTCTAGTAATGATGGTAGTATGACCTTGACGGTATTTTTCAAACAAGGAACAGATCCCGATATTGCGGCGGTGAACGTTCAAAATAGAGTTTCCAAAGCTACAAGTCAGATTCCTCAAGAGGTAATCCAGGCGGGTATTTCGACTCAGAAAGTGCAAAATAGTATGATTATGTTTATGGGACTGTCGAGTGATGATAGTTCGCAATACAACGAATTGTTTTTGCAAAACTATTTGAAAATAAATATCATTCCGCAGATTCAACGTATCCAAGGGGTGGCGCAAGCGCAAGTTTTTGGTTCGCAAGATTATAGTATGCGTATTTGGTTGAAACCAGATAGATTGGCCGCGAATAATTTGTCTCCACAAGATGTTACGAAAGCCATACAAGATCAAAGTTTGGAAGCTGCGCCAGGTCGTTTGGGACAAAATAGTCCAGAAACTTTTGAGTTTATTTTAAAATATAAAGGCAAACTCAATAAACCTGAACAATATGAAAATATAGTTGTCAAAGCCAATGCAGATGGCTCTATGCTTCGTTTGAAAGATGTAGCGCGCGTCCAATTTGGCTCTTATAATTATTCTTCTACCAATAGAATCAATGGTAAACCCGTTGCCGGTTTCTCCATTTTGCAAACGGCAGGTTCGAATGCGAATGACATTATCACTGAAATAGAAAGGCAAATAAAAGAGTTTACTCCTTTGTTGCCAAAAGGTATTCACACTGTGATTATGTACAATTCTAAAGACTTTTTGGATGCATCTATCGACCAAGTACGTGAGACTTTAATCATTGCATTCATATTGGTATTTATAGTTGTATTTGTTTTTTTACAAGATTTTCGTTCTACTTTGATTCCTGCAATTGCAGTACCCGTGGCGATTGTAGGCACATTTTTCTTCTTACAACTATTCGGATTTACGATCAATTTGTTGACACTTTTCGCGTTGGTTTTGGCTATTGGTATTGTGGTGGATGACGCAATAGTTGTAGTGGAAGCGGTACACGCAAAAATGGAGCAAACCAAAATGCCCGTAAAAGAAGCAACTATACAGTCGATGAGCGAAATTTCTGGAGCGATTGTTTCTATTACATTGGTGATGTCTGCGGTGTTCGTTCCAGTTGGATTTATGAAAGGTCCTGCAGGTGTTTTCTACAGGCAATTTGCCTTTACTTTAGCCATAGCGATTATTATTTCTGCTGTGAATGCATTGACTTTGAGTCCGGCTTTGTGTGCTATTTTCTTGAAAAATGTACACGGAGAAGAAGGCGAAAATCATCAAAAATTAAGTTTCAAACAACGCTTTTTCAAAGCATTCAATGTAGGATTTGAAAACTTAACAAACAAATACGTAAAAAGTCTTCGCTTCTTAACCAAACATAAATGGGTCGCGATTCTTGGCTTAGTGATCATTTGTATTTCTAGTGTAATTTTAATACAAAAAGCGCCTACAGGATTTATTCCAAATGAAGACCAAGGTTTCGTTTTGTACGCTGTAAATACGCCTCCAGGAAGTTCTTTGGATAGAACTAAAAATGCAACTTTAGCGATTGACAAAGTCATTCGTCAAGAAAAAGTCGTAAAAAATCTTTGGGTTTCTGATGGTTTGAATTTTATTAGTAATGCCAGTGCTTCGCCTTTTGCAGCAGGTTTTATCAAATTAAAAGATTTGGAAAAAAGAGGTGCCGATAAAGATCCAGATATCTTTGCGGCAAATCTTACAGGAAAAGTTTCGCAAGTAAAAGATGCGAGCGCATTCTTCTTCAACTTCCCGACTATACAAGGTTTTGGTAACGTGAGTGGTTTTGAATTTATGTTGCAAGACAGAGGGAATGGCAATCTGCAACAGCTCGGTGCAACGGCTTGGCAATTCATTGGCGAACTGATGAAACGTAAAGAAATCGCTTTTGCCTTTACCACATTTGCCGCTGGAAATCCGCAATACGAAATCAATGTAGACTTTGAAAAAGCCAAACAATTAGGCGTGCCAGTAAGTGAATTAATGCAGACTTTGCAAGTATACTATGGTAGTAGTTTTGTTTCTGATTTTAATCGTTTCGGAAAATACTATAGGGTGATGGCGCAGGCGGATATTCCTTACAGAAATGACGCGCATAGTTTGGATGGAATTTTTGTAAAAAACAATTTAGGTGAAATGGTTCCGGTGAAAACGATCATCACTTTGCAAAGAACTTACGGACCAGAAACGGTAACTAGAAACAATTTGTTCAATGCCGTGACTATAAATGGTACACCTAAACCTGGTTATAGTACGGGTGACGCTATTAAAGCTGTGGAAGAAACGGCAAAACAAGTTTTACCTCGTGGATATGCTTATGAATGGACCGGAATTACACGTGAAGAAAAAGCGACAGGCGGACAAACTTCCTTTATTTTCTTGTTGAGTGTCGTGTTTGTATTCTTCCTTTTGGCTGCGCAATACGAAAGTTACATTTTACCATTCGCCATAGTATTGACGATACCGACAGGGATATTTGGCGTCTTTGCATTCACCGGATTAGCTGGAATAGAAAACAATATTTACGTACAAGTAGGACTCATCATGTTGATTGGACTATTAGCTAAAAATGCCATTCTTATAGTTGAATATGCCGTGCAGCGACGTAAAAATGGAATGGGTTTAGTAGAATCCGCACTAGAAGCATCCAAACTCAGATTACGCCCAATATTGATGACATCTTTCGCATTTATTGTCGGAATGTTGCCACTCGTATGGGCGCATGGTGCATCTGCCAAAGGAAACCATTCTATTGGTATGAGTACCGTTGGAGGAATGGTTACAGGCGTTTTGTTTGGGATATTTATTATTCCGGTGTTGTATGTCATTTTCCAATATTTACAAGAAAAAGTAAGTGGCAAAAAAGTAGAAACTATTCCCACAGAAACTGCATCAACTCATCATTAA
- a CDS encoding efflux transporter outer membrane subunit has product MINNKIILGISIVAALFATACKTGKLPPSEAAPVEDAYFRNIKTTADTGNIADLEWRQYFSDTTLQNLIAKGIANNYDMQLALKKISASQATLNQAKLLQLPTLSFGVTSQSSTPSKNSLNGISLSSFLGQKHIEDYNAAFNLGWEADIWGKLRLKKDVALAQYLQSFEAQKVIQTQIVASIAEGYYNLLMLDAQLKITQSNLALTDTTLNITQLQWTAGLATNLAVQQATAQKQSVSVLIPQLQQNIALQENALSILIGEMPKNILRNRQLADISIPTSLNAGVPADLVSRRPDVRSQELNLRITNAQIGIAQAEMYPSLTISANGGLNSFKASNWFEMPASLFGNVLGGLTQPLFQRGTLKTNLKLAQNQREQSVLEFRQSVLNAVGEVSDALVQMDHLKDQSKITSEQLATLQSAIHNAQLLFKSGLANYLEVITAQGNALQAELNLASIKRQQLNASVALYRSLGGGWK; this is encoded by the coding sequence ATGATAAATAATAAAATAATCTTAGGAATATCCATAGTTGCAGCGTTATTCGCCACAGCTTGTAAAACAGGAAAGTTGCCTCCATCTGAGGCAGCACCTGTAGAAGATGCCTATTTCAGAAATATAAAGACCACCGCCGACACGGGCAATATTGCAGATTTAGAATGGCGTCAATATTTTAGCGATACAACCTTGCAAAACTTAATCGCAAAAGGCATTGCGAATAACTATGACATGCAATTGGCGTTAAAGAAAATTTCCGCCTCACAAGCAACATTAAATCAAGCCAAACTATTGCAATTACCCACATTGAGTTTTGGTGTGACAAGCCAATCCTCAACACCTTCCAAAAACAGTTTGAACGGTATCAGTTTGAGTAGTTTTCTCGGACAAAAGCATATTGAAGACTATAATGCGGCTTTCAACTTGGGTTGGGAAGCAGATATTTGGGGCAAATTAAGATTGAAAAAAGATGTGGCTCTTGCACAATATCTCCAGTCGTTTGAAGCTCAAAAAGTTATCCAAACACAGATTGTTGCTTCTATTGCAGAAGGTTACTATAATTTATTGATGTTGGATGCACAACTGAAGATTACTCAAAGTAATTTGGCATTAACTGATACAACATTGAACATAACACAATTACAGTGGACTGCTGGACTGGCAACGAATCTCGCCGTACAACAAGCAACGGCGCAGAAGCAATCCGTTTCCGTATTGATTCCACAGTTGCAACAAAATATTGCCTTACAAGAAAATGCATTGAGTATTCTGATTGGAGAAATGCCCAAAAACATTTTGCGAAATAGACAATTGGCAGATATTTCGATCCCAACGTCTTTAAATGCAGGCGTTCCAGCGGATTTGGTGAGTCGTCGTCCAGATGTGAGAAGTCAAGAATTGAACTTAAGAATTACCAATGCGCAGATTGGAATTGCACAAGCCGAAATGTATCCTAGTCTGACTATAAGTGCTAATGGAGGACTTAATTCTTTCAAAGCAAGTAATTGGTTTGAGATGCCAGCATCCTTATTTGGCAATGTTTTAGGCGGATTGACGCAACCATTATTCCAAAGAGGAACTCTAAAAACGAATTTGAAATTAGCACAAAATCAACGCGAACAAAGCGTATTGGAATTTAGACAAAGTGTTTTGAATGCAGTCGGAGAGGTGTCCGATGCGTTAGTTCAAATGGATCATTTGAAAGATCAATCTAAGATTACTTCCGAGCAATTGGCCACTTTACAGTCTGCCATTCACAACGCACAACTATTGTTCAAAAGTGGATTGGCAAATTATTTGGAAGTCATCACAGCGCAAGGCAATGCTTTGCAAGCCGAATTAAATCTTGCTTCCATCAAACGCCAACAGTTAAATGCGTCTGTAGCACTTTATAGATCACTCGGCGGAGGTTGGAAATAG
- a CDS encoding SDR family NAD(P)-dependent oxidoreductase, which translates to MKKLTNKVAVVTGASKGIGASIAQHLAAEGAKVVVNYASSKEGADKVVVNIKSDGGEAIAIQADVSKQSDIQRLFEETKAQFGRVDILVNNAGIYEFSPLEQITPAHFSKQFNLNVFGLLFTMQKATEYFDENGGNIINISSVVSKTPFPGASVYSATKAAVDAFTIALSKELGNKKIRVNSVLPGMIETEGTHAAGITGSDMEKQMEAQTPLGRIGIPSDIGKVVTFLASEDAGWITGDTIVVSGGNI; encoded by the coding sequence ATGAAAAAATTAACAAACAAAGTCGCAGTTGTAACTGGCGCATCCAAAGGTATTGGTGCTTCGATTGCACAACATCTTGCTGCTGAAGGTGCGAAAGTCGTTGTAAATTATGCGTCAAGTAAAGAGGGCGCAGATAAAGTTGTGGTAAATATAAAATCCGATGGTGGAGAAGCAATTGCCATACAAGCAGACGTATCCAAACAGTCAGACATTCAAAGATTATTTGAAGAAACGAAAGCACAATTTGGAAGAGTGGATATTTTAGTGAATAACGCTGGAATTTATGAATTTAGCCCGTTGGAGCAAATTACACCAGCGCATTTTTCCAAACAATTCAATTTAAATGTATTTGGACTATTATTTACGATGCAAAAAGCAACGGAGTATTTTGATGAAAATGGGGGAAATATTATCAACATCAGTTCAGTAGTTTCCAAAACTCCATTCCCGGGAGCATCCGTTTATAGTGCTACAAAAGCGGCCGTAGATGCGTTTACTATTGCCCTGTCCAAAGAATTGGGTAACAAAAAGATTAGAGTAAATTCTGTACTTCCTGGAATGATAGAAACCGAAGGTACACACGCAGCTGGCATAACCGGAAGCGATATGGAAAAACAAATGGAAGCTCAAACGCCATTAGGTAGAATCGGCATTCCTAGTGATATCGGGAAAGTTGTAACATTCTTAGCGTCAGAGGATGCCGGCTGGATTACGGGAGATACTATAGTTGTTTCTGGCGGTAATATTTAA
- a CDS encoding glycoside hydrolase family 31 protein: MIKNTIWTIIFILTFLNSYGQSFKKIKIEPGEHWYGLTVRDGDKVPYESGYKLDLNANVLDNQAQPLLLSSKGRYIWNDNPFACTFEKDTIVFSKFTTPFYIGKFGNTLKDAYLNASKQWFPFKGKMPDSLLFKAPQYNTWIELVYNQNQKDILKYAHSIIDNGFEPGVLMIDDNWAPYYGRFEFRKDRFPDAKMMIDELHQLGFKIMVWVSPFIRPDCEESRYLTEKRWIMMDGEGKNLLWKDAHKPFIASWWNGYSMVLDLSQKDAVDWYQNNLHSLVETYHLDGFKFDAGDPEFYLGSVAKNNISANLNIQTQLWGNIGLQFSLNEYRSNWKHGGEPLAERLRDKGHNWKDLLKLIPDMTNASLLGYPFACPDMIGGGEYGSFLNLKNYDQDLVVRSAQCSSLMPMMQFSVAPWRILDSTHLDAIKKSLLLRKKFTSYIINLAKKAAQTGEPIVSNLEYKFPNQGFEKCNNQFMLGDDILVAPVVTKNNKRLVYFPKGYWMDQNNKLISGPKVLSFDVAIDELLWFRKVDNKK, encoded by the coding sequence ATGATAAAAAATACAATATGGACAATTATATTTATTCTAACATTTCTTAATTCATATGGACAGTCATTTAAAAAAATAAAAATAGAGCCTGGGGAGCATTGGTATGGACTCACTGTCAGAGATGGTGATAAAGTGCCTTACGAGTCAGGCTATAAACTTGACTTAAATGCTAATGTACTTGATAATCAAGCGCAGCCCTTATTGCTTTCCTCCAAAGGACGTTACATCTGGAATGATAATCCATTTGCCTGTACTTTTGAAAAAGATACTATTGTCTTTTCAAAATTTACTACACCATTTTATATAGGCAAGTTTGGTAATACATTGAAAGATGCATACCTAAATGCGTCTAAACAATGGTTTCCTTTTAAGGGGAAAATGCCAGATAGCTTATTATTCAAAGCGCCCCAGTATAATACTTGGATAGAATTAGTTTATAATCAAAATCAAAAAGATATTTTAAAATACGCACATTCAATTATTGATAATGGTTTTGAACCAGGAGTGTTAATGATTGATGATAATTGGGCTCCTTATTATGGGCGATTTGAATTTAGAAAAGATAGATTCCCTGACGCGAAAATGATGATTGATGAACTACATCAACTTGGGTTTAAAATAATGGTATGGGTATCTCCGTTCATTCGTCCAGATTGTGAAGAGTCCAGATATTTAACAGAGAAGAGATGGATTATGATGGATGGAGAAGGGAAAAATTTACTATGGAAAGATGCCCATAAACCATTTATTGCTTCATGGTGGAATGGTTATAGTATGGTGCTAGATTTAAGTCAAAAAGATGCAGTGGATTGGTATCAAAATAATCTACATTCTTTAGTCGAAACTTATCATCTTGATGGATTCAAATTTGATGCTGGAGATCCCGAATTTTACTTGGGAAGTGTAGCTAAAAATAACATTTCAGCTAATTTAAATATTCAAACTCAACTATGGGGAAACATAGGATTACAGTTTTCCTTGAATGAATATCGTTCAAATTGGAAACATGGAGGAGAACCTCTGGCAGAAAGATTAAGAGATAAAGGTCATAATTGGAAGGACTTGCTGAAGCTTATTCCTGATATGACAAATGCATCTCTATTGGGCTATCCATTTGCTTGCCCAGATATGATAGGTGGAGGCGAATATGGTTCTTTCTTAAATCTTAAAAATTACGATCAAGATTTAGTAGTAAGATCGGCACAATGTAGTTCATTAATGCCTATGATGCAATTTTCAGTAGCACCATGGCGTATTTTAGATTCTACTCATTTGGATGCGATAAAAAAATCCTTACTTCTTAGGAAAAAATTTACTTCTTATATTATAAATCTAGCGAAAAAAGCAGCGCAAACTGGAGAACCAATTGTTAGTAACTTGGAATATAAATTTCCAAATCAAGGATTTGAAAAATGTAATAACCAGTTTATGTTAGGTGATGATATATTGGTTGCCCCCGTTGTTACCAAAAACAATAAACGTCTAGTTTATTTTCCCAAAGGATATTGGATGGATCAAAATAATAAATTGATTTCTGGTCCAAAAGTATTGAGCTTCGATGTAGCAATTGATGAATTATTATGGTTTAGAAAAGTAGATAATAAAAAATAA
- a CDS encoding phosphotransferase enzyme family protein — translation MDKFSCVTQYKIMLEKVLVNYGIDKFQCDISTIGNGLINNTWLLISKNQTYILQRVNNDVFIHPEDIDNNILLVTNYFKKNYPDYFFVSPIKALNGKTMIFVEKEGYFRMFPYVKNSKTILATQSPKQSYEAAKAFGKFTKLLSNISLKEFKIVIPDFHNLSLRFQQFKMAIKNASSTRIDQAQTSIDYLLRQEIIVNEYEHIVQNNLLKYRITHYDTKISNVLFTQNDENLCVIDLDTIMPGYFISDVGDMIRTYVCPVTEEEPNIEKIIFREDYFEEILHGYLEQMKNDLTDTEIGYIVYSGKFMIYMQAIRFLTDYLNNDIYYGAKYEQNNLVRTNNQIALLKKLIEKESQLNQIVINVCKKLNS, via the coding sequence ATGGATAAGTTTTCTTGTGTTACTCAATATAAAATTATGTTAGAAAAGGTGCTTGTAAATTATGGTATTGACAAATTCCAATGTGATATTTCTACAATAGGAAATGGTCTTATTAACAACACTTGGCTACTTATTTCAAAAAATCAAACGTATATACTACAACGTGTAAATAATGATGTGTTTATACATCCTGAAGACATTGATAATAATATATTGTTAGTAACTAACTATTTCAAAAAAAATTATCCCGATTATTTTTTTGTTAGTCCAATAAAGGCATTGAATGGCAAAACGATGATTTTTGTAGAAAAAGAGGGATATTTTAGAATGTTTCCTTATGTAAAAAACTCTAAGACTATTTTGGCGACCCAGTCGCCTAAACAATCCTATGAGGCCGCAAAAGCTTTTGGAAAATTCACAAAATTACTATCCAATATTTCTTTAAAGGAATTTAAAATAGTAATCCCCGATTTTCATAATTTATCTTTAAGATTTCAACAATTCAAGATGGCGATCAAAAATGCTAGTAGTACTCGCATTGATCAAGCTCAAACATCGATAGATTATCTTTTAAGACAAGAAATTATCGTTAACGAGTATGAGCATATTGTCCAAAATAACTTATTGAAATACCGCATTACGCACTATGATACTAAAATTAGTAATGTCTTATTTACCCAAAATGATGAAAACTTATGTGTTATCGATTTAGACACAATTATGCCTGGTTATTTTATAAGTGATGTTGGTGATATGATACGCACTTATGTATGTCCAGTCACAGAAGAAGAGCCAAATATTGAAAAAATTATTTTTCGAGAGGATTATTTTGAAGAAATTTTACATGGTTATCTCGAACAGATGAAAAATGATTTGACTGATACTGAAATCGGATACATTGTTTATTCTGGGAAATTCATGATTTATATGCAAGCCATCAGATTTTTGACAGATTACTTAAATAATGATATTTACTATGGCGCTAAGTACGAACAAAACAATCTAGTAAGGACAAATAATCAAATAGCCCTATTAAAAAAACTTATAGAAAAAGAATCGCAACTTAATCAAATAGTTATAAACGTATGTAAGAAATTGAATTCTTAG
- a CDS encoding NADPH-dependent FMN reductase family protein, producing MEKKINSFLLVLFSSILLLFSCSKNPITTHLTNSDTTTSADSTTTTIDVKQLKYLCIYYGWPSLVNGSNGDLTKATQSFEQFDLIVLGDGIWKADNADNANTTTIIGNLNLVGKTVYGYVDLGVSTQNLSYENMKLAVDGWKSMGAKGIFWDDAGYDYSTTRARQDTMINYCHAKGLSVIMNAWTPADVLGGDNVLLDSTDTYLLESYLVSSNKYSSLTAWQSKASACAAYQSSLGVKMACLSSSDATITSTYNTTDMFTQAWIGAAIYNFDYFQLTDNNYSASNNIVYYFPNISDNYGSTWTSSTVADSANVNFYRSTETSTLHVRGDGSSWGYGQILQP from the coding sequence ATGGAAAAAAAAATCAATTCATTTCTTTTAGTTTTATTCAGTTCCATCTTATTGTTGTTTTCTTGTTCTAAAAACCCTATTACAACTCACCTTACCAATTCTGATACCACTACAAGCGCAGACAGCACAACCACTACAATCGATGTGAAACAGTTAAAATATTTATGTATTTATTATGGTTGGCCCTCTTTAGTAAATGGCAGTAATGGTGATCTAACAAAAGCGACACAAAGTTTTGAACAGTTTGATTTAATTGTTTTAGGTGATGGTATCTGGAAGGCTGATAATGCCGATAATGCAAATACAACTACAATAATAGGCAATCTTAATTTAGTAGGCAAAACAGTTTACGGTTATGTCGATCTTGGAGTTTCTACACAGAACTTAAGTTATGAAAATATGAAATTAGCTGTTGATGGATGGAAAAGCATGGGGGCAAAAGGAATATTTTGGGATGATGCCGGTTATGATTATAGTACGACAAGAGCTAGGCAAGATACTATGATTAATTATTGTCATGCGAAGGGGCTATCAGTTATTATGAATGCATGGACACCTGCAGATGTGTTGGGAGGAGATAATGTACTTTTAGACTCTACAGATACGTATCTTTTAGAGAGTTATTTAGTTTCAAGTAACAAATATTCTTCACTTACAGCATGGCAATCAAAGGCTTCCGCCTGTGCTGCATATCAGAGCAGTTTAGGTGTTAAAATGGCCTGTTTATCAAGTAGTGATGCAACAATTACATCAACCTATAATACAACTGACATGTTCACACAGGCATGGATTGGTGCCGCAATCTATAATTTTGATTACTTTCAGCTAACAGATAATAATTATAGTGCTTCTAATAATATCGTTTATTATTTTCCTAACATTAGTGATAATTACGGATCTACATGGACCAGTTCCACAGTAGCCGATTCTGCGAATGTCAATTTTTATCGCTCCACAGAAACTTCTACATTACATGTTCGTGGAGATGGATCTAGTTGGGGCTATGGGCAAATATTACAACCTTAA
- a CDS encoding acyltransferase family protein — protein sequence MQHTNKERILSLDVMRGIIMILLAGESALVYTSLSQLKLPSFIHVIILQFFHQPWQGMRFWDTVQPAFMMMAGSALYISCSRKFEKGETWSLNLRHIAIRSLKLFLLGTALHCVYAGKLVWELWNVLTQLAFTSLMAYLVIKKSSYFQIAFGVFLVMINDLLYRTIHIANYNYPYTEFHNFGAYIDTILMGKINTDGWVAFNIVPTAAHTIWGMTIGKLLISSKAPLYKIKILIVVGCLSLLIGYSMDWLNIVPIIKRISTGSFVYASTGWVMLMLAFVYWVIDVKKKNKYARIATVVGMNSIFIYLFFETLGAQWINNTVFIFIGGFTSLFQITTNIQVLLSSFVVWLLEWYLCYWLAKKNIFIKL from the coding sequence ATGCAGCATACAAATAAAGAAAGGATATTATCATTGGATGTAATGCGAGGTATTATTATGATATTGCTAGCAGGTGAAAGTGCATTAGTTTATACTTCATTGTCGCAATTAAAATTACCTTCATTTATCCATGTGATAATATTGCAATTTTTTCATCAACCGTGGCAAGGAATGAGATTTTGGGATACTGTACAGCCAGCGTTTATGATGATGGCGGGGTCTGCATTGTATATTTCTTGTAGTAGAAAATTCGAAAAAGGAGAAACATGGTCTTTAAATTTGCGACATATAGCTATTCGCAGTTTGAAATTATTTTTATTAGGAACCGCATTACATTGTGTTTATGCGGGAAAGCTAGTATGGGAACTATGGAATGTGCTTACCCAATTAGCCTTTACCTCACTAATGGCCTATTTAGTTATAAAAAAGTCTTCTTATTTTCAAATAGCATTTGGTGTTTTTCTAGTAATGATCAATGATTTGTTGTATAGAACGATACATATAGCAAATTATAACTATCCTTATACAGAATTTCACAATTTCGGTGCTTATATTGATACTATTCTTATGGGAAAGATAAATACAGATGGTTGGGTAGCATTTAATATAGTTCCAACTGCAGCACATACAATCTGGGGTATGACTATTGGAAAGTTGCTTATAAGTTCTAAAGCGCCCTTATATAAAATAAAAATATTAATTGTAGTAGGTTGCTTATCGTTGCTAATTGGATACAGTATGGATTGGTTAAATATTGTACCAATAATTAAAAGGATTAGTACTGGTTCTTTTGTATATGCATCCACCGGCTGGGTAATGCTTATGTTAGCTTTTGTTTATTGGGTGATTGATGTAAAGAAGAAAAATAAGTATGCCAGGATTGCAACTGTAGTAGGAATGAATTCTATTTTTATATACTTATTTTTTGAAACATTGGGAGCACAATGGATCAACAATACTGTTTTTATTTTTATCGGAGGCTTTACTTCATTATTTCAGATAACAACGAATATTCAAGTTCTACTCAGCTCTTTCGTTGTATGGTTACTCGAGTGGTATTTATGTTATTGGTTGGCAAAGAAAAATATATTTATAAAATTATAA